A single window of Aquarana catesbeiana isolate 2022-GZ linkage group LG10, ASM4218655v1, whole genome shotgun sequence DNA harbors:
- the LOC141110510 gene encoding chemerin-like receptor 1, translating to MDFTVSYPTADVTQGEAVSSSVTNNISIMPTYNDYDERLRYALRIIYIIGHSLAFVLGTIGNGLVIYFTVFKMKRTVNIVWFLNLAIADFIFMFVLIFRIVTVAIHFNWVFGGFMCKMNNAIFFINLYASIFLITAISIDRCISVIYPVWCQNHRTPRLASYVALAIWFLAIIFSVPYFIYLDTKVVGKRTVCTYNIEDEEVAKAIDISLAISRFIFSFVIPLVVIISCYAIILLRIRRKRMTTSSKPFKIAVAVIIAFFVCWFPLHLFFFLELSLDYGGKRHLKYVVLIAIPLCKNLAVINSCINPILYVFVGRDFKEKFWRSFQSIFESAFMEEPIQASSRSKSRSTADSQLL from the coding sequence ATGGATTTCACTGTGTCATATCCAACTGCTGATGTCACTCAAGGAGAAGCTGTGAGCAGCTCTGTCACCAACAATATATCCATTATGCCAACCTATAATGACTATGATGAAAGACTGAGATATGCTCTCCGTATCATCTACATAATCGGACACTCTTTGGCTTTTGTGCTCGGGACAATAGGAAATGGACTGGTCATCTATTTCACAGTCTTCAAGATGAAAAGGACCGTTAACATTGTGTGGTTTCTCAATTTAGCCATAGCTGACTTCATCTTTATGTTTGTCCTCATCTTCAGAATTGTCACCGTAGCCATACATTTTAATTGGGTTTTTGGTGGATTCATGTGTAAGATGAACAATGCGATTTTCTTCATCAATCTTTATGCCAGTATCTTCCTGATCACCGCTATCAGCATTGACCGTTGCATCTCTGTCATATACCCTGTTTGGTGCCAAAATCACCGAACTCCAAGGCTGGCATCATATGTGGCCCTGGCAATTTGGTTTCTAGCAATCATTTTCAGTGTGCCGTATTTCATATACCTAGACACAAAGGTCGTTGGCAAGAGAACTGTCTGCACTTATAACATTGAAGACGAAGAAGTTGCAAAGGCAATAGATATTAGTCTGGCCATTTCAAGATTCATCTTCAGTTTTGTCATTCCTTTAGTTGTTATCATCTCATGTTATGCAATCATTCTGTTGCGTATTCGAAGAAAGCGCATGACCACATCTAGCAAGCCGTTCAAAATTGCTGTAGccgtaatcattgcattttttgtGTGCTGGTTTCCCCTCCATTTATTCTTCTTCCTGGAACTATCTTTGGATTATGGTGGCAAACGTCATCTCAAGTATGTTGTACTGATCGCAATACCACTCTGTAAAAATCTGGCTGTTATAAATAGCTGTATCAACCCTATTCTCTATGTATTCGTTGGTCGGGATTTCAAAGAAAAGTTCTGGAGATCCTTCCAGTCGATATTTGAGAGCGCTTTCATGGAGGAACCAATCCAAGCAAGCTCCAGGAGTAAGTCAAGGTCAACTGCAGATTCTCAGCTGTTGTAA